TCGGCTGCGACACGGTGGCGCACCCCGGTGTCGGCCACCTAACCGTTGACACCCGGATGTGGCTGGGCATACATTTTGTTGTATGCCAGTGATCGCTCGGCGACTTCCCTCGGAGCAACCCATGACCAATGACCTCAGTGCACCGCCCGTCGCACAAACGGCCGTCGGGAAACCACCGCGCCGCCCGTCCGGACGCCTCGGATCCGTCTTCTGGACATCGGTGGCGATCTCGGCTGTTTTCGTGGCGTGGGCGGTGCTCTTCACCGAGAACCTCAACGCGGTCACGTCCGCGTCGTTGAACTGGGTGACCGGCAGCTTCGGATGGCTCTACCTCGTGGTCACCCTGGCCATCCTGGTGTTCCTCGTGTTCCTCGCGTTCAGCCCGTACGGCGACACCAGGCTCGGGAAGGACACCGACCGCCCCGAGTTCCGAACGATCACCTGGCTGGCGATGATCCTCAGCGCGGTGATGGGTATCGGTCTGGTGTCTTATGGTGTGGCCGAACCGATCTCGCACCTGATGACACCGCCGCACGGGCTCGCGGAGCCGGGCACGCCGCAGGCTGCTGTGCGCGCCATGCAGTACTCGTACTTCGATTGGGGGTTGCACGCCTGGGCCGTGTTCGCGGTGTTCGGACTGGCCATCGCGTACTCGACCTATCGCATGGACCGGCGCATCCTGGTCAGCCAGCTCTTCGTGCCGCTGCTCGGCGAGCGGGCCAACGGGCCGATCGGCAAGCTGATCGATGTGCTCGCGGTCTTTGCCACGTTGTTCGGGACCACGACCTCGCTGGGTCTGGGTGCTCTCCAGGTGAACAACGGTCTGTTCACCCTGTTCGGCATCCCTGTCAGCACCATCAGCCAGGTCGTCATCATCGCCGCCGTGACCACGGTCTTCACGATGTCGGCGGTGACCGGGGTGAGCAAGGGCATCAAGTTCCTCAGCCAGGGCAGCACGGTGATGGCCGCGGCGCTGTTCGTGTTCATGCTCGTCGTGGGGCCGACCGTCTTCATCGCCAACCTCTACATCGAATCCCTGGGAACGTGGGCCAGCGACTTCTTCCGGATGAGCCTGCAGGGAACGGCCTTCGGTGACCTCGAATGGATGCAGTGGTGGACCTACTTCATGCTGGCGTGGTGGGTGTCGTGGGGCGCCTTCGTCGGAGTCTTCCTGGCCAGGATCTCGAAGGGGCGCACGGTCCGCGGCTTCGTGGTGGGTGTCCTGGTCGTGCCCAGCATCGTCTTCTTCACCTGGTTCACCGTGTTCGGCGGCACCGCGATCCACGTCGACATGTTCGAGGGCGGCGACATCGCCGAACGAACCTCGGCCGACATCAACAGCGCTTTCTTCGCCACGCTGGAACACTTCCCGCTCGCGTCCGTGACCTCGGCGGTGGCCATCCTGCTCGTGCTGATGTTCTTCATCTCCGGCGCGGATGCCAACACCTTCGTGCTCGGGATGATGACCAGCGACGGCACGCCTACGCCGGGACGCGGCGTGCTCATCCTGTGGGGTGCGCTGACCGGCGTCACGGCCGTCGTGCTCATGCTCGCCGGTGGACTCAACGCCCTGCAGAACACCGTGATCGTCGCGTCGTTGCCGTTCCTGATCATCATCGGCTGTCTGGCGGTGTCGTTCTGGAAGGACCTGATCGCCGACCGCAGGCGCGCGGCGCCGCAGACCCCGATCGTCGGCCTCATCGACGACTGACCGAGAGGAAAGCCATGAATGACAATGATTCTCGTCGCAGCCGCATCAAGTCCGTATGGGCCGCGGCATGGGACAGGGGTGAAATGGACGCGTTCGACGAGCTCTTGACCGAGTCCTACCGGCGAATCGGTGGGGCCGGGAACAGTCAGGGCCGCAACGAGTTCAAGGCGTCGATCACCGCCACACGATCGGCGTTCCCGGATCTCGTGACCGTCATCGACGAGGTGGTGGTCGAGGGTGACCACGCCGCGATCCGGTGGCACAGCACCGGCAGTCATGAGCACTCGTTCCTCGGGGTGCCTGCCACCAAACGCCAAGTCGCCGTCAGCGGTGCGACGTTCGCGAGGTTCGAGAACGACCGGATCGTCGAGGAGCACGTGACCTGGGATCCCCGGGCGCTGCTGACCGCGCTCGGCATCATCGCCGTGGGGCAGGACCGATGACCACAGCCCAGATTCCCGACGCCGATCTCATGAAGCGGGTCAACCGGCTGTTCGTCACCGGCGTCACCGTGGTCACCGCCGTCGATGGCGACAAACCACGCGGCCTCGCGGTCAACGCGTTCGCCAGCGTCTCGTTGGACCCGCCGACCGTCATGGTGGCAGTCCAGCACACGTCTTCCACCCACGAATGCCTGTTCCGCGTCGACCATCTGGCGATCAACATCCTGTCCACCGACCAACTGGACGTGGTGGACCGATTCGCGGCGAAATCGGACGACAAGTTCGGTGGGCTGGATTGGTCACCGGGCCCTTTCGGCAGCCCGTTGATCGACCGGAGCGCAGCGACCATGGAGGTCGAGATCCGAGAGAGGTTGCAGGCCAGCACCCATACGGTGTTCATGTGCCGTGTGGTCCACGCCGAGGCGACAGGTCGCGATCCGATGGTCTACAGCGCCGGTAAGTTCTTCGACGGTGGCAAACTGGCCGCTCTGGATTGGTGAGTAGGGGGTTGCGGTGACCAGCAATAACGGCTCGATCCAGGGTCGGTTGATCGAGGAGATCCGGCGGCGCATCATCGCCGGCGAGATCTCGCCCGGCGTCAACATCTCCGAGCTGGCCATCGCAGAAGAGTTCGGTGTGTCGCGCACACCCGTGCGTGAGACCTTCAAGCAGCTGCAGACCGAGGGCCTCATCGAGATCCGGCCCAGGGTGGGGACCTTCGTCACCACGCCGTCGCGCCGTGAGATCACCGAGCTCTTCCAGATGAAGGAACTCCTCGAAGGGGCGGCCGCACGGCTGCTGGCGCAGCGCGGGCGGGTACCCGAGATCGACAAGCTCGAGGAGAACCTGCGGCAGGCCGACGACGCCGTCGCGCGCGACGACCGCGGCCGTTACGCCGAGTTGGTGGAGGAGTTTCACGATTTGCTCATCGTGGGAGCCGACAATCACAAGCTCGAGGCGCACTACCGCATGTTGATGAACCAGTTGGCCTACGCACGGTTGGTGCACACCTCGCTGGGCCAGCCGGGCCGGCCTCTGCAATCCGATCGCGAGCACCACGTGGTGCTCGATCTGATCATCGCCAAGGACGGTGACAGCGCCGAACGGGTGATGCGTGAGCATGTGCGGGCCAGCAGGCAGGCGTTGCTCGCCGGTCTGGGTGACACCGTCTAGATGCCGTGCGCGCCCGCCAATGCCGACCGGTCAGGCCCGGCGCGGGGCGGCGAGGCGCTCGTCGCGAAGGCGCTCGACCTCGGGAAGCTCCAGCGGCGGCAGATCGCCGACGACGCGGGAGAGCAGATGGTCGGCCAACTGCGGGTTGCGCGCAAGGCACGGCCCGTGCATGTACGTCGCCACCACACTGCCCTGCACGGCACCGTCGAAACCGTCACCGGCACGGTTGCCCGCACCTTTGGTGACCGCGCCCAGCGGGCGGGCATCGGATCCGAGAAGTGTTCCACCGCGGTGGTTTTCGAATCCGGTGAGCGGCTGGTCGAGCCCGTCGAGCAGCGGCCGGGACGCCACCTCGCCGATGGTGCGCGCCTCTTGCGGTGAGGTCGTGGCATCGAGCAGGCCGACGCCGTCGACGCGCTCACCCGCCGAGGTCTCGTACCAGTGGCCCAGCACCTGGATCGCGGCACAGATGGCGAGGATCGGCGCACCGCGCTCGGCCGCGCGTTGCAGGCCGGGATGACGGATCAGGTGCTTGGTGGCCAGGCGCTGTGCGTAGTCCTCGGCACCGCCGAGCGTGTAGAGGTCCAGCGATTCGGGCACCGGATCGGCCAGGGTGATCTCGACGATCTCGGCGTCGATCCCACGCAACCGCAGTCGCTGCCGCAGCACGACGGCATTGCCGCTGTCGCCGTAGGTGCCCATGACGTCGGGGAGCACCAGCCCGATGCGCACGGTGCTGGGGTGAGTCATGACAGCCGCCGGTTCAGTTGCAGGAACGCCGTGTAGTTCGCGATCACCTCGACGTGTCCGGGTGGGCAGGATTTGATGGCGCTGATCGTGTCGTGCACGAGCGTGTGTTCGACGTCGGCGTAGCCGAGCCGCACCGCGAGATCGGTGCCGCGCTCACCGGCCGCGACCACCGGCACGCCCGCGAAGTCCTCGAATCGCACGTCCCACAGCCACGAGAGGTCCTCGCCGTCGGGCACCTGCCCGTTGACCGAGATCACCACACCGGCGCCGGTGCGGTCGACCATCGACAGCGCCTCCTGCCAACCGGCCGGGTTCTTGGCGAGCAGGACACGCGCGGTGTGGTGGGGGCCGACCCGCACCGTGCGGTACCGGCCCGCGACCTCGTCGACCGTCGAGACCGCGGCGACGGCGGCCGCGGGATCGGCGCCGAGGGCGACGGCGGCCGCGACGGCCTGCGTGGCGTTGCCGCGGTTGACCGTGCCCGGCAGGGCGAGCCGCATCGGCAGCGACAGTCCGCCGGGGCCGTGGATGTGGGTGTCGTCGAACCACCACTGCGGGGTGGGACGTTTGAAGTCGGTGCCGGTCGAGTACCAGTCCGAGCCTTTTTCGCCGTCGCGGACGATGACCTCGCCGCTGCGCGGGCAGCTCACCGAGTCGCTCGCCCAGCCGCCGCCCGCGGCGACCCACACGACGTTGGGGTTGTCGTAGGCCGCCGACGTCATGAGCACGTCGTCGCAGTTGGCGACGATGATCGCGTCGGGGTGACGCGCCAGGCCGGCGCGAAGCGTCCGCTCGATGTGGTTGATCTCACCCACCCGGTCGAGCTGATCACGCGACAGATTGAGCAGAACGATGACCGAAGGCGACACCGCATCGGACACGTGGGGCACGTGCATCTCGTCGACTTCGAGCGCGGCGAGTTCGGCATCGCGGTTGGCGGCGAGCGCAGAAACGAGGCCGGCGTCCATGTTGGCGCCCTCGGTATTGCTCGCGACCGGTCCCAGCGGCGCCAGGGCGGCGGCGATCATCCTGGTGGTGGTCGATTTGCCGTTTGTGCCGGTCACGATGGCCGTACGACGTCCCTGGCCGAGCTGCCGCAGCACCGAGCGGTCCAGGGTCATCGCGACCAGGCCGCCGATCATCGCACCGGCGCCGCGCCCGGTGACCCGGGACGCCCAGCGGGCGGCGGCTCCGGCGGCCAGTGCGGCGCGCCCACGGACGGTCAGCATTCCCGGGATTTTATGTGCACGACACGCTGCCTCGCCGACCCGGCTTGTCGGAGCCGCGTGCCATCCTGACGTTGTGAGCCGAGCACCGCTGTCGAACACCCCGCAGTTGTGGGGGCGGCCGGCGGATCAGCCGGGCCCTGGCTGGGCGGTCGTCGATGTCGAGACCACGGGTTTCCGGCCGGGACAGGCACGGATCGTGAGCGTTGCCGCGCTGGCGGTGGGTGACGACGGCAATGTCGAACACAGCATGTCCAGCCTGCTCAACCCGGGCGTGGATCCCGGGCCGACGCATGTGCACGGGCTCACCGCCGAGATGCTCGAGGGTCAGCCGTGCTTCGCCGACGTCGTCGGCGAGCTGATCGAGGTGCTGCGCGGGCGCACCCTGGTCGCCCACAACGCGGGGTTCGATTACAGCTTTCTCGCCGCGGAGGCCGAACTGGTCGGCGCGGAACTTCCCATCGACACCGCGATGTGCACGGTCGAATTGGCCCGCAGGCTCGATCTCGGTACCGAGAACCTGCGCCTGGAGACGCTGGCCGCGCACTGGGGCGTCACGCAGATGAGGCCGCACGACGCGCTCGACGACGCGCTGGTGCTCGCACAGATCCTCAAGCCGACGCTGGCGCGGGCCCGCGACCGCAAGGTGTGGTTGCCGCTGCGTCAGGTCGGCCGTAAGCGTTGGCCCAACGGTCATGTGACGCATGAGGAGTTGCGTCCGCTCAAGGTGCAGGCGTCGCGATTGCCGTGCCGGTACGCCAATCCGGGCGTGTTCGTCGCGGGCAGGCCGCTCGTGCAGGGCATGCGGGTGGCGTTGTCGGCCGAGGTGGTGCGCACGCACGAGGAACTCATCGAACGAATCCTGCACGCCGGGCTCGCCTACAGCGACACGGTGGATCTGCAGACGTCGCTGGTGATCTGCAACGAGGCGGCACCCGAGCAGGGCAAGGGCTATCAGGCCAACGAACTCGGCGTGCCGTTGCTCCGAGACGACGAGTTCATGCGTCTGCTCGACCATGTGGTCGGTGGTGCCGATATCGAGGAGTTCACCGACACCACCGCGGACGGCGATCAGTACGCGCTGTTCTGAGCGAAATCAGCTCAGCGCCTTGGCTTTGAGCGCCTCGAACTCCTGTGCGGTGATGGTGCCCGCGTCCAGCAGCGTCTTCGCGTCGGCGATCTCCTGGGCCGGAGAGCGACCCGCGGCTTCGCGGATGTAGTTGTCGGTCTCCTTCTTGGCGGCGAGCGCCGCGGCGTGGGCGCGTTCGGCCATGCCCTTTCCGCGGGCGATCAGGTACACCACGGCGGTGAGCCACGGGAACAGGATCAGGAAGATGACCCAGATCGCCTTGGCGAAGCCGGAAGTGGTGTGGTCACGCCAGAACAGGTCGCCCAGGATCTGGAAGAGCACCAGCAGATAGGCGATCCACGCGAAGATGATCAAGAAGTGCCAGAGGAAGTCCCAAGTCGAGCCCCAGTCCATGTGCTGCTCCTTTTCGCGGTTTCTACGCGTTCGTCAGTTAAGCACGCGCGTGGCGACTTTGCTGGGCGCTTACGCGACGAATTGGTCCCGAAATGCACTGCGGCCGGCTCGCGCATGGCGAGCCGGCCGCAGTGTGTCGCAGTCTCCCAGCTTGCCGATGACCATGGGAGCGATCATGTTGGGCTGGAAGTCGGGCCGAGCGGGGGATGCTCGGCGGTTCAACCACCCGCGGTGGTGAGGCGACGCACCTGCGCGGTCGCCACCGACAGCATCGCGAGGTCGGGGTTCTCGAAGGAGAGAACCTCCCGCAGCGTGCGCCGGGCCCGTTCGATCCGGGGCCGGTTGTAGGCCTCGAACTCGGCAATGACGTCGACGTTGTCGGTGTGGGGCCCGACGAGGCGGTAGACGTCGCGCGCCAGATCGCGCAGGGATCGGTAGAGATCCTCACGCAGAGCCAACCGCGCCAACGCGTTCCACCGACCGTTGCGAGGCAGCGACGACACGGCGTACAACAGGCCGTCGACACCGAGATGCGCCGAAAGCTCGAAGTAGATGTGCGCGAGCCTCGTGGCGTCCTCTTCGTATGCGTGCGCGATGTCGATGATGTCGAGCAGGCTGTAGGCGTAGAGCGCCTCGCTGAGTCGTCGTGCGACGGCGGCGGGCACGCCCTGGTCGATGTACTCGTCGTGAATACGGTTGACCGTCAGCAGTTCCTGGCCACGCAGCATCTCCGACAGCTTGCCGCGCAGTGTCGTGACCGCCTGGAACCGACTGACCTCGGTGTCGATCGACAATGGCTGCGGGCGATTCAGCAGGAACCATCGCGACGCCCGGTCCAGCAGACGCCTGCCCTCGATGATCAGGCTGTCGGTGAGCTGCGGCGGCAACCCTGCGGCGTGAATGTCGTGCCACATCGCGTCGAGTTCGAAAACCTCCGAGACGACGGCGTGCGCCCGCACGATCTCGCTTGTGCTGGAATCGGTTTCCTCGACCAGCCGGAACGCGTAGGTCAGGCCCGACGTGGCGAGCACATGGTTGACCACCGACGTCGCGATGATCTCGCGCCGCAGCGGATGCTCGGTGAGCCGGTCACCGAGTCGGCGACGCAGCGTCGCCGGGAAATACCGGTGCAGGGCCGCGGTGAAATACGGATCGTCGAAATCGTCGGCGGCCAGCAGATCGGCCTTGAGGCCGAGCTTGGTGTGCGCCATCAGCGTCGCGAGCTGCGGTCGGGTGAGCCCTTCGCCCGCCGACGCCATCACCGCGAACTCCTCGGCGCTGGGCAGATGTTCGCGCTCGCGGACCAGACCGCTGCGTTCGAGTGCGGTCGTCATACGGGCGTGTACCGACACCATCTGTGCGGCGTTGGACCGGGCGTCGCGCAGCAGCCGGTTGTGGGCCCGGTTGTTGGCGAGCACGTGTGCGGCCACCTCGTCGGTCATGTCGGCCAGCAGCTGGTTGCGCTCGGTGCCGGGGATCCGGCCCGCCAACAGGATCTTGAGGTTCACTTCGTGATCCGAGCAGTCCACGCCGGCCGCGTTGTCGATCGCGTCGGTGTTGATGTAGCCGCCGTTGCGCGCGAATTCGATACGTCCGCGCGGTGACACGCCGAGGTTGCCGCCCTCGACGATGATCGTGGCCCGCACCTGCGCCGCATCCACCCGCACGTTGTCGTTGACCTTGTCACCGACGTCGCCGTGCTGCTCGTCGGAGGCCTTGATGTAGGTGCCGATGCCGCCGTTGAACAGCAGATCGACCGGCGCGCACAGGATGCGGCGGATCAGCTCCGTCGGTGTCACGAACGCCGCGTCGTCGTCGATGCCAAGGGCCGCGCGCATCTGCGCCGAGACCCCGATTCGCTTCGCGGTACGCGGCCACACCCCGCCGCCCGCGCTGATGAGGCTGCGGTCGTAGTCGTCCCACGACGAGCGTGACAGCGCGAAGAGCCGCTGCCGCTCGCGGTAGGCCGCCTGCGTCGACGGGTCGGGGTCGACGAAGATGTGGCGGTGGTCGAATGCGGCGACGAGCCGGATGCCGCGGCGCAGCAGCATCCCGTTGCCGAACACATCACCGCTCATGTCGCCGATCCCGACGACCCGGAATTCGTCGGTCGCCGAATCGATCCCGAGCTCCCGCAGGTGGCTGTCGCCGCTGACCCATGCCCCGCGCGCGGTGATGCCCATGGCCTTGTGGTCGTAGCCCGCGGAGCCGCCGGAGGCGAAGGCGTCGCCGAGCCAGTAGCGGCGGTCGAGCGCGACCGCGTTGGCGATGTCGGAGAACGTCGCGGTGCCCTTGTCGGCCGCCACCACGAGGTACGGGTCGGGGCCGTCGTGGCACACGACACCCTCGGGTTGGGGGTGCTCGCCGGACGCGGCGTTGTCGACGACGTCGAGGAGGGCGGAGACGAACTGCTTGTAGCACCGCATCCCGTCGGTGCGCGACGGCGACGGCGCCTTGACGACGAAGACACCCTTGGCGCCCGCGGGGACGATCATGGCATTCTTCACCGCTTGCGCCTTGACGAGCCCGAGGACCTCGGTGCGGTAGTCGTCGTGGCGGTCCGACCAACGCAGTCCGCCGCGGGCGACCAGTCCGAACCGCAGGTGCAGACCCTCGAAATGCGGTGCGTAGACGAAGATCTCGGACAGTGGACGCGGCTGCGGCAGCTCATCGATCACGGCGGCGTCGAACTTGTGCACCAGGTAGGGCGCCGACGGCGTGAGCGCCTCCGGCGTGAAGGCATTGGTGCGCACGGTCGCGTTGACCAGGCTGCGGTAGGTGCGCAGGATGCGGTCGGCATCGATGTGCACCACACGGTCGATCTCGGTTTCCAGCCGCTGGTCGGCTGCGGCCATGTCGCGTGCTCGCACGTCGCCGCTGGAGACGGACTGCCGGGCGAACCGGGCCTCGAACAGCGCGACGACCGCCGTGGTCGCCTCGGGGTTGTCCAGCAGCACCTGCTGGATGCGGCCCTGCCCGTACGGCAGCGGCAGCTGGCGCAGGTAGCGGCTGTAGCTGCGCAACACCGCGACCTGGCGCCAGTCCAGCCCCGCGGTGGGGATCAGCGCGTTCAGCCGGTCGGCCTCGATGCGGCCGGACCAGATGGCGCGGAAGGTGTCACAGATCTGGTTCTGTGCCCTGCTCCAGTCCCGCGCGAAGCCCTGCGCGCCGGCGGTGCCGGGGTCGAGGACCAGCTCGTAGACGTGGCACACCGATCCGTCGTCCCGTGTTGGTGACGTGGTGTATTCGTTGATGACCTCGAGATCCATGCTCTCCAGCGCGGGCAGCATCCGGCGTAGCGGAACGGGTTGCGCAGCGGCCAGGACGAATCGCAGAGGCTCGTGGGGGTGGACGGGATGGTGCAGGCGGACGGTGATCTCGTCACCGGCCAGTGCGTCAAGTTCTTCGCCGTTGAAGAACGCGGTGGACACAGATTCCTCCCTGATCAGGTTGGTGATGCGTGACAGATATGAGTGTGCGGTGGAAACACACGCAGCACCCCTGACACTTCGTCACCAATCAAGGTCAGAATTGGACACTCTGTACATGGCCAAAGACGACTTCAGCGCCGTTGCGATGCAACGGCGCTGAAGTGTTGAGGAATCAGGTGCGGGCAGCCCGGTTGACGGCAGATACGACGGCGCGCAGCGACGCGGTCGTGATCGATGTCGCGATGCCGACGCCCCACACGGTCGTCCCGTCGACCTCGGCCTCGACATAGGCCGCGGCCTGGGCTTCCTCGCCTGCCGACATGGCGTGCTCGGAGTAGTCCAGCACGTTGACCCGAATGCCCAGGGTCCCCAGCGCATCGCAGAACGCGGCGAGCGGGCCGTTGCCCGCACCGACGATCTCGCGTTCCTCGCCGTTGACCTTGACCACCGCGGTGATCCTGTCGGTGCCGCCGTCGACCTCGGCCGCGTCGACCTTCTGCCGCATGCGCTCCAGCGGTGTGACCGGAGCCAGGTACTCCTCGGAGAATGCGTCCCACATCTCCTTCGGGGACACCTCGCCGCCCTCACCGTCGGTGATCTTCTGGATCACCTGGCTGAACTCGATCTGCAGCCGCCGCGGCAGCACCAGGCCGTGGTCGGCCTTCATGATGTAGGCGACGCCGCCCTTGCCGGACTGCGAGTTCACGCGGATCACGGCCTCGTAGGTGCGGCCGACGTCCTTGGGGTCGATCGGCAGATAGGGCACCTGCCAGAGGATGTCGTCGACGTCGGCGTTCGCGGCGTCGGCATCGACCTTCATCTGGTCCAGGCCCTTGTTGATGGCGTCCTGATGGCTGCCGGAGAACGCGGTGTACACCAGGTCGCCGCCGTACGGATGCCGCTCGTGCACCGGCAGCTGGTTGCAGTACTCCACGGTGCGACGGATCTCGTCGATGTTGGAGAAGTCGATCTGCGGATCGACACCGCGGCTGAACATGTTGAGGCCCAGTGTCACCAGGCATACGTTTCCGGTGCGCTCACCGTTGCCGAACAGGCAGCCCTCGATGCGGTCGGCGCCGGCCTGGTAGCCCAGTTCCGCTGCGGCGACGGCGGTTCCGCGGTCGTTGTGCGGATGCAGGCTCAGGATGATCGAATCCCGCGGCGCCAGATGGCGGTTCATCCACTCGATGGAATCGGCGTAGACGTTCGGCGTCGCCATCTCGACGGTGGCGGGCAGGTTGACGATCAGCGGCCACTCGGGCGTGGGCTTGACGATCTCGGCGACCGCGTTGCACACGTCGACGGCGTATTCCAGCTCGGTGCCGGTGTAGGACTCGGGCGAGTACTCGAAGCGCCACCGGGTGCCGGGATACTTCTTCGCCTGCTCGACACACAGCTGTGCGCCGTCCGTGGCGATCTTCTTGACGGCCTCGCGGTCGGCGCGGAACACCACCCGGCGTTGCAGGATCGACGTCGAGTTGTAGAAGTGGACGATGACGTTGGGTGCGCCTTCGCACGCCTGGAACGTCTTCTCGATCAGCTCCGGTCGGCACTGCGTCAGCACCTGGATCGTCACGTCATCGGGAATCGCGTTGTCCTCGATGATCTCGCGGACGAAGTCGTAGTCGGTCTGGCTGGCCGACGGGAAACCGACCTCGATCTCCTTGTAGCCCATCCGCACCAGCAGGTCGAACATGCGGCGCTTGCGCTGCGGGCTCATGGGGTCGATCAGCGCCTGGTTGCCGTCGCGCAGGTCCACCGCACACCACATGGGCGCGCGGTCGATGACCTTGTCCGGCCACGTGCGGTCCGGCAGCGTGATGTTCTCCACCTCTTCGGCGAAGCTGCGGTACCGATTGACCGGCATCGACGATCCCCGCTGTGTGTTCCAGACGGGTTGGCCGGGGTTCGGGGCGCCCGACGGGGTCGTGATGGCACGAACCGAGGAAAAGGCGTCAGAAGAGATATCAGGGGTGTTCATAGGTTCTTGGCTCCGGGAGTTGAACGGGACTCGACCGGCGCATCGCGAAACACCCGCGACGGGAAGCCGGTCTGATCAGACCCCGCCGCGGCGTCCGAGAAGGAGCACCCGCTGCACGCCCACCACCATAGCGCGCCCGGCTGGCAGTCCCCAAACCGCGGTCGCGTCACAGGCCT
This genomic window from Mycolicibacterium goodii contains:
- a CDS encoding flavin reductase family protein, with amino-acid sequence MTTAQIPDADLMKRVNRLFVTGVTVVTAVDGDKPRGLAVNAFASVSLDPPTVMVAVQHTSSTHECLFRVDHLAINILSTDQLDVVDRFAAKSDDKFGGLDWSPGPFGSPLIDRSAATMEVEIRERLQASTHTVFMCRVVHAEATGRDPMVYSAGKFFDGGKLAALDW
- a CDS encoding type 1 glutamine amidotransferase; protein product: MTHPSTVRIGLVLPDVMGTYGDSGNAVVLRQRLRLRGIDAEIVEITLADPVPESLDLYTLGGAEDYAQRLATKHLIRHPGLQRAAERGAPILAICAAIQVLGHWYETSAGERVDGVGLLDATTSPQEARTIGEVASRPLLDGLDQPLTGFENHRGGTLLGSDARPLGAVTKGAGNRAGDGFDGAVQGSVVATYMHGPCLARNPQLADHLLSRVVGDLPPLELPEVERLRDERLAAPRRA
- a CDS encoding GntR family transcriptional regulator; its protein translation is MTSNNGSIQGRLIEEIRRRIIAGEISPGVNISELAIAEEFGVSRTPVRETFKQLQTEGLIEIRPRVGTFVTTPSRREITELFQMKELLEGAAARLLAQRGRVPEIDKLEENLRQADDAVARDDRGRYAELVEEFHDLLIVGADNHKLEAHYRMLMNQLAYARLVHTSLGQPGRPLQSDREHHVVLDLIIAKDGDSAERVMREHVRASRQALLAGLGDTV
- a CDS encoding Mur ligase family protein, with amino-acid sequence MLTVRGRAALAAGAAARWASRVTGRGAGAMIGGLVAMTLDRSVLRQLGQGRRTAIVTGTNGKSTTTRMIAAALAPLGPVASNTEGANMDAGLVSALAANRDAELAALEVDEMHVPHVSDAVSPSVIVLLNLSRDQLDRVGEINHIERTLRAGLARHPDAIIVANCDDVLMTSAAYDNPNVVWVAAGGGWASDSVSCPRSGEVIVRDGEKGSDWYSTGTDFKRPTPQWWFDDTHIHGPGGLSLPMRLALPGTVNRGNATQAVAAAVALGADPAAAVAAVSTVDEVAGRYRTVRVGPHHTARVLLAKNPAGWQEALSMVDRTGAGVVISVNGQVPDGEDLSWLWDVRFEDFAGVPVVAAGERGTDLAVRLGYADVEHTLVHDTISAIKSCPPGHVEVIANYTAFLQLNRRLS
- a CDS encoding BCCT family transporter, encoding MTNDLSAPPVAQTAVGKPPRRPSGRLGSVFWTSVAISAVFVAWAVLFTENLNAVTSASLNWVTGSFGWLYLVVTLAILVFLVFLAFSPYGDTRLGKDTDRPEFRTITWLAMILSAVMGIGLVSYGVAEPISHLMTPPHGLAEPGTPQAAVRAMQYSYFDWGLHAWAVFAVFGLAIAYSTYRMDRRILVSQLFVPLLGERANGPIGKLIDVLAVFATLFGTTTSLGLGALQVNNGLFTLFGIPVSTISQVVIIAAVTTVFTMSAVTGVSKGIKFLSQGSTVMAAALFVFMLVVGPTVFIANLYIESLGTWASDFFRMSLQGTAFGDLEWMQWWTYFMLAWWVSWGAFVGVFLARISKGRTVRGFVVGVLVVPSIVFFTWFTVFGGTAIHVDMFEGGDIAERTSADINSAFFATLEHFPLASVTSAVAILLVLMFFISGADANTFVLGMMTSDGTPTPGRGVLILWGALTGVTAVVLMLAGGLNALQNTVIVASLPFLIIIGCLAVSFWKDLIADRRRAAPQTPIVGLIDD
- a CDS encoding ester cyclase — encoded protein: MNDNDSRRSRIKSVWAAAWDRGEMDAFDELLTESYRRIGGAGNSQGRNEFKASITATRSAFPDLVTVIDEVVVEGDHAAIRWHSTGSHEHSFLGVPATKRQVAVSGATFARFENDRIVEEHVTWDPRALLTALGIIAVGQDR
- a CDS encoding SHOCT domain-containing protein gives rise to the protein MDWGSTWDFLWHFLIIFAWIAYLLVLFQILGDLFWRDHTTSGFAKAIWVIFLILFPWLTAVVYLIARGKGMAERAHAAALAAKKETDNYIREAAGRSPAQEIADAKTLLDAGTITAQEFEALKAKALS
- a CDS encoding DEDDh family exonuclease; translation: MSRAPLSNTPQLWGRPADQPGPGWAVVDVETTGFRPGQARIVSVAALAVGDDGNVEHSMSSLLNPGVDPGPTHVHGLTAEMLEGQPCFADVVGELIEVLRGRTLVAHNAGFDYSFLAAEAELVGAELPIDTAMCTVELARRLDLGTENLRLETLAAHWGVTQMRPHDALDDALVLAQILKPTLARARDRKVWLPLRQVGRKRWPNGHVTHEELRPLKVQASRLPCRYANPGVFVAGRPLVQGMRVALSAEVVRTHEELIERILHAGLAYSDTVDLQTSLVICNEAAPEQGKGYQANELGVPLLRDDEFMRLLDHVVGGADIEEFTDTTADGDQYALF